A genomic segment from Sander vitreus isolate 19-12246 chromosome 3, sanVit1, whole genome shotgun sequence encodes:
- the LOC144515899 gene encoding transmembrane protein 87A isoform X3: protein MARSAAPGQTGPGLWSSALVLTVLLAELVGPGGAVSEPGKWILNVDSETVKKQNYFLFTKTLFNSSFVHLKAEACNSSAAVQLDVSWYLRNSHCYDEVFGLDANGAKNYFNSTKVIQGGGSGYYVVHQYRPITCQPHISPQTFGLDEFEMKTRLTELLQEQPITEKNLGSRRRRRDADAVKPKMFFSQAAAVQKESVPAETGNAAVPRKEAPAHSSLDAVAESWEDGPYMFILKIREISPANQPAPWSLQLQISMKGPHDYLSAAEWPMMVFYMVMCIVYVLLAVLWLFLSACYWRDLLRIQFWIGGVIFLGMLEKAVYYAEFQSIRYDGLSVQGAVVFAEVLSAVKRTLARVLVIIASLGYGIVKPRLGALLQRVVGVGLLYLIFSIVEGILRVNADRGDNTSSRLLCDIVLAFIDSCVVWWIFVSLAQTMKLLRLRRNVVKLSLYRHFTNTLIFAVIASVIFIIWSTKTFRRSTCLSDWRELWIDDAFWRFLFSIILLVIMFLWRPSANNQRYAFSPLLDEESEEEEKEPMMNEAFEGMKMRGAKNESNGTAKANKVDEDLKWVEENIPSSMADVALPPLLDSDEETLTTKFEMSKME, encoded by the exons ATGGCGCGTTCCGCCGCTCCGGGTCAGACCGGGCCGGGACTCTGGTCTTCGGCGCTGGTGCTGACGGTGCTGCTGGCGGAGCTGGTCGGGCCGGGCGGCGCCGTGTCCGAACCGGGGAAATGGATCCTGAATGTCGACAGC GAAACTGTGAAGAAGCAGAACTACTTCCTCTTCACTAAAACTCTGTTCAACAGCAGCTTCGTCCATC TGAAGGCCGAGGCCTGCAACTCGTCGGCAGCCGTCCAGCTGGACGTGTCCTGGTACCTGAGGAACTCCCACTGCTACGACGAAGTCTTCGGCCTGGAC GCGAACGGGGCAAAGAATTACTTCAACTCGACGAAGGTCATCCAGGGAGGAGGAAGTGGATATTATGTTGTTCACCAATATcgtccaatcacctgccagccGCACATAAGCCCCCAAACG TTCGGTCTGGATGAATTTGAGATGAAAACTCGACTGACGGAATTGCTGCAGGAACAG CCAATCACGGAGAAGAATTTAGGAAGCAGGAGGCGGAGGAGAGATGCGGACGCTGTAAAACCAAAG ATGTTTTTCTCCCAGGCCGCCGCGGTGCAGAAGGAAAGCGTTCCGGCTGAAACTGGGAACGCTGCCGTCCCTCGTAAAGAG GCGCCGGCTCATTCCTCCCTGGATGCGGTGGCCGAGAGCTGGGAGGACGGACCCTACATGTTCATCCTGAAGATCAGAGAAATCAGCCCCGCCAACCAGCCCGCACCCTGGAGTCTGCAGC taCAGATCAGCATGAAGGGTCCTCACGACTACTTATCAGCCGCAGAGTGGCCAATGATGGtg TTCTACATGGTGATGTGCATCGTGTACGTGCTGCTGGCGGTGTTGTGGCTGTTCCTGTCGGCGTGCTACTGGAGGGATCTGCTCCGGATCCAGTTCTGGATCGGAGGAGTCATCTTCCTGGGCATGCTGGAGAAAGCCGTGTACTACGCCGAGTTCCAGAGCATCAGATACGACGGCCTGTCAG TCCAGGGCGCGGTGGTGTTTGCCGAGGTGCTCTCGGCGGTGAAGAGGACTCTGGCCAGGGTGTTGGTGATCATCGCCAGTCTGGGATACGGCATCGTCAA GCCCAGACTCGGTGCACTGCTCCAGAGAGTAGTCGGAGTCGGTCTGCTCTACTTGATCTTCTCCATCGTCGAGGGGATCCTACGAGTCAACGCT gATCGAGGCGACAACACCAGCAGTAGGCTTTTGTGTGACATAGTGCTGGCCTTCATTGACTCCTGTGTTGTCTGGTGG ATCTTTGTGAGTCTGGCCCAGACGATGAAGCTGCTGAGGCTGCGGAGGAACGTGGTCAAGCTGTCTCTCTACAGACACTTCACCAACACGCTCATCTTCGCCGTCATAG catCGGTCATCTTCATCATCTGGAGCACCAAGACCTTCAGACGGTCtacgtgtctgtct gacTGGAGGGAGCTGTGGATAGATGATGCGTTCTGGCGCTTCTTGTTCTCCATCATCCTATTGGTCATCATGTTCCTATGGCGACCGTCAGCCAATAACCAGAG GTATGCCTTCAGTCCTCTGCTGGATGAAgagagtgaggaagaggagaaggagccCATGATGAACGAGGCTTTCG AGGGGATGAAAATGAGGGGCGCCAAAAACGAGAGCAACGGCACGGCCAAAGCCAACAAAGTG gATGAGGATCTGAAATGGGTAGAAGAGAACATCCCTTCATCGATGGCAGACGT CGCCCTGCCGCCCCTGCTAGACTCTGATGAG
- the LOC144515899 gene encoding transmembrane protein 87A isoform X1, with protein sequence MARSAAPGQTGPGLWSSALVLTVLLAELVGPGGAVSEPGKWILNVDSETVKKQNYFLFTKTLFNSSFVHLKAEACNSSAAVQLDVSWYLRNSHCYDEVFGLDANGAKNYFNSTKVIQGGGSGYYVVHQYRPITCQPHISPQTFGLDEFEMKTRLTELLQEQPITEKNLGSRRRRRDADAVKPKAAAVQKESVPAETGNAAVPRKEAPAHSSLDAVAESWEDGPYMFILKIREISPANQPAPWSLQLQISMKGPHDYLSAAEWPMMVFYMVMCIVYVLLAVLWLFLSACYWRDLLRIQFWIGGVIFLGMLEKAVYYAEFQSIRYDGLSVQGAVVFAEVLSAVKRTLARVLVIIASLGYGIVKPRLGALLQRVVGVGLLYLIFSIVEGILRVNADRGDNTSSRLLCDIVLAFIDSCVVWWIFVSLAQTMKLLRLRRNVVKLSLYRHFTNTLIFAVIASVIFIIWSTKTFRRSTCLSDWRELWIDDAFWRFLFSIILLVIMFLWRPSANNQRYAFSPLLDEESEEEEKEPMMNEAFEGMKMRGAKNESNGTAKANKVDEDLKWVEENIPSSMADVALPPLLDSDEETLTTKFEMSKME encoded by the exons ATGGCGCGTTCCGCCGCTCCGGGTCAGACCGGGCCGGGACTCTGGTCTTCGGCGCTGGTGCTGACGGTGCTGCTGGCGGAGCTGGTCGGGCCGGGCGGCGCCGTGTCCGAACCGGGGAAATGGATCCTGAATGTCGACAGC GAAACTGTGAAGAAGCAGAACTACTTCCTCTTCACTAAAACTCTGTTCAACAGCAGCTTCGTCCATC TGAAGGCCGAGGCCTGCAACTCGTCGGCAGCCGTCCAGCTGGACGTGTCCTGGTACCTGAGGAACTCCCACTGCTACGACGAAGTCTTCGGCCTGGAC GCGAACGGGGCAAAGAATTACTTCAACTCGACGAAGGTCATCCAGGGAGGAGGAAGTGGATATTATGTTGTTCACCAATATcgtccaatcacctgccagccGCACATAAGCCCCCAAACG TTCGGTCTGGATGAATTTGAGATGAAAACTCGACTGACGGAATTGCTGCAGGAACAG CCAATCACGGAGAAGAATTTAGGAAGCAGGAGGCGGAGGAGAGATGCGGACGCTGTAAAACCAAAG GCCGCCGCGGTGCAGAAGGAAAGCGTTCCGGCTGAAACTGGGAACGCTGCCGTCCCTCGTAAAGAG GCGCCGGCTCATTCCTCCCTGGATGCGGTGGCCGAGAGCTGGGAGGACGGACCCTACATGTTCATCCTGAAGATCAGAGAAATCAGCCCCGCCAACCAGCCCGCACCCTGGAGTCTGCAGC taCAGATCAGCATGAAGGGTCCTCACGACTACTTATCAGCCGCAGAGTGGCCAATGATGGtg TTCTACATGGTGATGTGCATCGTGTACGTGCTGCTGGCGGTGTTGTGGCTGTTCCTGTCGGCGTGCTACTGGAGGGATCTGCTCCGGATCCAGTTCTGGATCGGAGGAGTCATCTTCCTGGGCATGCTGGAGAAAGCCGTGTACTACGCCGAGTTCCAGAGCATCAGATACGACGGCCTGTCAG TCCAGGGCGCGGTGGTGTTTGCCGAGGTGCTCTCGGCGGTGAAGAGGACTCTGGCCAGGGTGTTGGTGATCATCGCCAGTCTGGGATACGGCATCGTCAA GCCCAGACTCGGTGCACTGCTCCAGAGAGTAGTCGGAGTCGGTCTGCTCTACTTGATCTTCTCCATCGTCGAGGGGATCCTACGAGTCAACGCT gATCGAGGCGACAACACCAGCAGTAGGCTTTTGTGTGACATAGTGCTGGCCTTCATTGACTCCTGTGTTGTCTGGTGG ATCTTTGTGAGTCTGGCCCAGACGATGAAGCTGCTGAGGCTGCGGAGGAACGTGGTCAAGCTGTCTCTCTACAGACACTTCACCAACACGCTCATCTTCGCCGTCATAG catCGGTCATCTTCATCATCTGGAGCACCAAGACCTTCAGACGGTCtacgtgtctgtct gacTGGAGGGAGCTGTGGATAGATGATGCGTTCTGGCGCTTCTTGTTCTCCATCATCCTATTGGTCATCATGTTCCTATGGCGACCGTCAGCCAATAACCAGAG GTATGCCTTCAGTCCTCTGCTGGATGAAgagagtgaggaagaggagaaggagccCATGATGAACGAGGCTTTCG AGGGGATGAAAATGAGGGGCGCCAAAAACGAGAGCAACGGCACGGCCAAAGCCAACAAAGTG gATGAGGATCTGAAATGGGTAGAAGAGAACATCCCTTCATCGATGGCAGACGT CGCCCTGCCGCCCCTGCTAGACTCTGATGAG
- the LOC144515899 gene encoding transmembrane protein 87A isoform X2 — MARSAAPGQTGPGLWSSALVLTVLLAELVGPGGAVSEPGKWILNVDSETVKKQNYFLFTKTLFNSSFVHLKAEACNSSAAVQLDVSWYLRNSHCYDEVFGLDANGAKNYFNSTKVIQGGGSGYYVVHQYRPITCQPHISPQTFGLDEFEMKTRLTELLQEQPITEKNLGSRRRRRDADAVKPKAPAHSSLDAVAESWEDGPYMFILKIREISPANQPAPWSLQLQISMKGPHDYLSAAEWPMMVFYMVMCIVYVLLAVLWLFLSACYWRDLLRIQFWIGGVIFLGMLEKAVYYAEFQSIRYDGLSVQGAVVFAEVLSAVKRTLARVLVIIASLGYGIVKPRLGALLQRVVGVGLLYLIFSIVEGILRVNADRGDNTSSRLLCDIVLAFIDSCVVWWIFVSLAQTMKLLRLRRNVVKLSLYRHFTNTLIFAVIASVIFIIWSTKTFRRSTCLSDWRELWIDDAFWRFLFSIILLVIMFLWRPSANNQRYAFSPLLDEESEEEEKEPMMNEAFEGMKMRGAKNESNGTAKANKVDEDLKWVEENIPSSMADVALPPLLDSDEETLTTKFEMSKME, encoded by the exons ATGGCGCGTTCCGCCGCTCCGGGTCAGACCGGGCCGGGACTCTGGTCTTCGGCGCTGGTGCTGACGGTGCTGCTGGCGGAGCTGGTCGGGCCGGGCGGCGCCGTGTCCGAACCGGGGAAATGGATCCTGAATGTCGACAGC GAAACTGTGAAGAAGCAGAACTACTTCCTCTTCACTAAAACTCTGTTCAACAGCAGCTTCGTCCATC TGAAGGCCGAGGCCTGCAACTCGTCGGCAGCCGTCCAGCTGGACGTGTCCTGGTACCTGAGGAACTCCCACTGCTACGACGAAGTCTTCGGCCTGGAC GCGAACGGGGCAAAGAATTACTTCAACTCGACGAAGGTCATCCAGGGAGGAGGAAGTGGATATTATGTTGTTCACCAATATcgtccaatcacctgccagccGCACATAAGCCCCCAAACG TTCGGTCTGGATGAATTTGAGATGAAAACTCGACTGACGGAATTGCTGCAGGAACAG CCAATCACGGAGAAGAATTTAGGAAGCAGGAGGCGGAGGAGAGATGCGGACGCTGTAAAACCAAAG GCGCCGGCTCATTCCTCCCTGGATGCGGTGGCCGAGAGCTGGGAGGACGGACCCTACATGTTCATCCTGAAGATCAGAGAAATCAGCCCCGCCAACCAGCCCGCACCCTGGAGTCTGCAGC taCAGATCAGCATGAAGGGTCCTCACGACTACTTATCAGCCGCAGAGTGGCCAATGATGGtg TTCTACATGGTGATGTGCATCGTGTACGTGCTGCTGGCGGTGTTGTGGCTGTTCCTGTCGGCGTGCTACTGGAGGGATCTGCTCCGGATCCAGTTCTGGATCGGAGGAGTCATCTTCCTGGGCATGCTGGAGAAAGCCGTGTACTACGCCGAGTTCCAGAGCATCAGATACGACGGCCTGTCAG TCCAGGGCGCGGTGGTGTTTGCCGAGGTGCTCTCGGCGGTGAAGAGGACTCTGGCCAGGGTGTTGGTGATCATCGCCAGTCTGGGATACGGCATCGTCAA GCCCAGACTCGGTGCACTGCTCCAGAGAGTAGTCGGAGTCGGTCTGCTCTACTTGATCTTCTCCATCGTCGAGGGGATCCTACGAGTCAACGCT gATCGAGGCGACAACACCAGCAGTAGGCTTTTGTGTGACATAGTGCTGGCCTTCATTGACTCCTGTGTTGTCTGGTGG ATCTTTGTGAGTCTGGCCCAGACGATGAAGCTGCTGAGGCTGCGGAGGAACGTGGTCAAGCTGTCTCTCTACAGACACTTCACCAACACGCTCATCTTCGCCGTCATAG catCGGTCATCTTCATCATCTGGAGCACCAAGACCTTCAGACGGTCtacgtgtctgtct gacTGGAGGGAGCTGTGGATAGATGATGCGTTCTGGCGCTTCTTGTTCTCCATCATCCTATTGGTCATCATGTTCCTATGGCGACCGTCAGCCAATAACCAGAG GTATGCCTTCAGTCCTCTGCTGGATGAAgagagtgaggaagaggagaaggagccCATGATGAACGAGGCTTTCG AGGGGATGAAAATGAGGGGCGCCAAAAACGAGAGCAACGGCACGGCCAAAGCCAACAAAGTG gATGAGGATCTGAAATGGGTAGAAGAGAACATCCCTTCATCGATGGCAGACGT CGCCCTGCCGCCCCTGCTAGACTCTGATGAG